The Streptomyces sp. HUAS CB01 genome has a segment encoding these proteins:
- the mutM gene encoding bifunctional DNA-formamidopyrimidine glycosylase/DNA-(apurinic or apyrimidinic site) lyase, producing the protein MPELPEVEVVRRGLEQWVSGRTVSGVEVLHPRAVRRHLGGGDDFGARLRGHRIGTARRRGKYLWLPLDDGSAVLGHLGMSGQLLVQPEAAEDEKHLRIRIRFDDDLGTELRFVDQRTFGGLSLHDTTPDGLPDAIAHIARDPLDPEFDDAAFHTALRLRRTTVKRALLDQSLISGVGNIYADEALWRARLHYDRPTAGLTRPRSAELLGHVRDVMNAALAVGGTSFDSLYVNVNGESGYFDRSLDAYGREDEPCRRCGTAMRRRPWMNRSSYFCPRCQRPPRPVRSLPRVAS; encoded by the coding sequence GTGCCCGAGTTGCCCGAGGTGGAAGTCGTGCGGCGGGGACTCGAGCAGTGGGTCTCCGGGCGGACCGTGAGCGGTGTGGAGGTCCTGCACCCGCGGGCCGTGCGCCGGCACCTCGGCGGCGGGGACGACTTCGGGGCGAGGCTCCGGGGGCACCGGATCGGCACCGCCCGGCGGCGCGGGAAGTACCTCTGGCTGCCACTGGACGACGGCAGCGCCGTCCTCGGACACCTCGGCATGAGCGGGCAGCTTCTCGTCCAGCCGGAGGCGGCGGAGGACGAGAAGCACCTCCGGATCCGGATCCGCTTCGACGACGACCTCGGAACCGAACTCCGCTTCGTCGACCAGCGCACCTTCGGCGGTCTGTCGCTCCACGACACCACCCCGGACGGGCTGCCGGACGCCATCGCGCACATCGCCCGGGACCCCCTCGACCCCGAGTTCGACGACGCGGCCTTCCACACGGCACTCCGGCTGCGCCGGACGACGGTCAAGCGCGCCCTGCTCGACCAGTCCCTGATCAGCGGTGTCGGCAACATCTACGCCGACGAGGCCCTGTGGCGCGCCAGGCTCCACTACGACCGCCCCACGGCCGGTCTGACCCGCCCCCGGTCCGCCGAACTCCTCGGCCATGTACGGGACGTGATGAACGCCGCCCTCGCCGTCGGCGGCACCAGCTTCGACAGCCTCTACGTCAACGTGAACGGCGAGTCGGGGTACTTCGACCGGTCCCTCGACGCGTACGGGCGCGAGGACGAGCCCTGCCGCCGCTGCGGTACGGCGATGCGCCGCCGCCCCTGGATGAACCGCTCCAGCTACTTCTGCCCGCGCTGTCAGCGCCCGCCGCGGCCGGTCCGCTCGCTGCCGCGCGTCGCGTCGTAA
- a CDS encoding winged helix-turn-helix transcriptional regulator encodes MDDAIAFDVFDRQCPSRGTLEHVTGRWGSLTLGALYESGSRFNELRRRVDGVSEKMLSQTLHALERDGLVHRDAQPTNPPRVDYELTPLGREIAERLLGLIGLVEERMPQVLAARGRYDATRGSERTGRGGR; translated from the coding sequence ATGGACGACGCCATCGCCTTCGACGTGTTCGACCGGCAGTGCCCGTCGCGCGGCACGCTGGAGCATGTGACCGGGCGCTGGGGCAGCCTGACGCTGGGCGCGCTGTACGAGAGCGGTTCCCGCTTCAACGAGCTGCGGCGGCGCGTCGACGGGGTCAGCGAGAAGATGCTCTCCCAGACGCTGCACGCGCTGGAGCGGGACGGGCTCGTCCACCGTGACGCGCAGCCCACCAACCCGCCGCGGGTCGACTACGAACTCACCCCGCTCGGGAGGGAGATCGCCGAGCGGCTGCTCGGTCTGATCGGTCTCGTGGAGGAGCGGATGCCGCAGGTGCTGGCCGCGCGCGGACGTTACGACGCGACGCGCGGCAGCGAGCGGACCGGCCGCGGCGGGCGCTGA
- a CDS encoding DUF1963 domain-containing protein: MPGDTPDLPATDLRTLIPEYAALARQATLLNPEPGEPGVGESSLGGELLWPADEPWPYCAQEDHWTYGADWRNCTEIVPGAVPMVPILQLYAKDVPELEFPAGKDLLQLVWCALNHEQDPGPVMPRLYWRNEAEVVAGGLLSEVPGVSEGEFDEDNMPEPSTVSPATAEDWPGWHDLPGDMGETWEHRLRMTTGASVRPPDANIIATKVGGWPAWIQPADWPDCESGHRMEHLLTITGDIQLGDCGGVYFFHCRRCAGLPWDWRFDCH, encoded by the coding sequence ATGCCCGGAGACACGCCCGATCTGCCCGCGACGGATCTGCGCACCCTGATACCGGAGTACGCGGCTCTCGCCCGGCAGGCCACCCTCCTCAACCCGGAGCCCGGCGAACCCGGTGTGGGGGAGAGCTCGCTGGGAGGCGAGCTGCTGTGGCCCGCGGACGAGCCGTGGCCGTACTGCGCGCAGGAGGACCACTGGACGTACGGGGCCGACTGGCGCAACTGCACCGAGATCGTCCCGGGTGCGGTGCCGATGGTGCCGATCCTCCAGCTGTACGCCAAGGACGTACCGGAGCTGGAGTTCCCGGCGGGGAAGGACCTGCTGCAGCTGGTCTGGTGCGCGCTGAACCACGAACAGGACCCCGGGCCGGTGATGCCGCGGCTGTACTGGCGCAACGAGGCGGAGGTCGTGGCCGGAGGGCTGCTGTCCGAGGTGCCCGGGGTGAGCGAGGGGGAGTTCGACGAGGACAACATGCCGGAGCCGTCCACGGTGTCCCCGGCCACCGCGGAGGACTGGCCGGGGTGGCACGACCTGCCCGGCGACATGGGGGAGACCTGGGAGCACCGGCTTCGGATGACCACGGGCGCCTCCGTCCGGCCGCCCGACGCCAACATCATCGCGACGAAGGTCGGCGGCTGGCCGGCCTGGATTCAGCCCGCCGACTGGCCGGACTGCGAGAGCGGACACCGCATGGAGCACCTGCTGACCATCACCGGCGACATACAGCTGGGCGACTGCGGCGGCGTCTACTTCTTCCACTGCCGACGGTGCGCCGGCCTGCCGTGGGACTGGCGCTTCGACTGCCACTGA